A single Phycisphaerales bacterium DNA region contains:
- the purE gene encoding 5-(carboxyamino)imidazole ribonucleotide mutase yields the protein MAKRPVQGSSGGSASRAGSKAAPIVGVVMGSRSDWETMQHAVAILEELRVPHEVSVVSAHRTPDLLFEYASTAEDRGLRVIVAGAGGAAHLPGMIASKTIIPVLGVPVESHALKGMDSLLSIVQMPAGVPVGTLAIGRAGATNAALLAASIVGDAVPGLRERLHARRRTQTEVVMRNRDPRKPVKD from the coding sequence ATGGCGAAACGTCCGGTACAAGGCAGCAGTGGGGGGAGCGCCAGCCGCGCCGGCAGCAAAGCCGCGCCGATCGTCGGCGTCGTCATGGGCTCCCGCTCCGACTGGGAAACCATGCAGCACGCCGTGGCGATCCTGGAGGAACTCCGTGTTCCCCACGAGGTCAGCGTTGTTTCTGCCCACCGAACGCCCGACCTGCTCTTCGAGTACGCCTCGACCGCCGAAGATCGCGGCCTCCGGGTCATCGTCGCCGGCGCCGGCGGCGCCGCCCACCTTCCGGGCATGATCGCCAGCAAGACCATCATCCCCGTGCTCGGCGTGCCGGTCGAGAGCCACGCCCTCAAGGGCATGGACTCGCTGCTCTCCATCGTGCAGATGCCCGCGGGCGTCCCCGTGGGAACGCTTGCCATCGGTCGCGCTGGGGCGACCAATGCCGCCCTGCTCGCCGCGTCGATCGTCGGCGACGCCGTGCCCGGTCTGCGCGAGCGTCTGCATGCCCGCCGCCGCACTCAGACTGAAGTCGTGATGAGGAACCGAGACCCCCGCAAGCCGGTGAAGGACTGA
- a CDS encoding STAS domain-containing protein produces the protein MDFQEQRHGAVTVIKPQGPLVLGDAEEFRTRLADIMTRSLGRFIVDASAIPYVDSQGLEALVQSSDELGASGRALRLCGACETLREVLELTGLSDRFEHYLDVNTAVRSFL, from the coding sequence ATGGACTTCCAGGAACAACGCCACGGCGCCGTCACGGTGATCAAGCCCCAGGGCCCGCTCGTCCTGGGCGACGCCGAGGAGTTCCGCACGCGCCTGGCCGACATCATGACCCGCAGCCTGGGCCGCTTCATCGTCGACGCCAGCGCGATCCCCTACGTGGACAGCCAGGGCCTCGAGGCGCTGGTGCAGAGCAGCGACGAACTGGGCGCCAGCGGGCGCGCCCTCCGCCTCTGCGGCGCCTGCGAAACACTGCGCGAAGTGCTCGAGCTGACCGGCCTCTCCGACCGCTTCGAGCACTACCTGGACGTCAACACCGCCGTGAGGAGCTTCCTGTGA
- a CDS encoding 5-(carboxyamino)imidazole ribonucleotide synthase produces MLIGVLGAGQLGRMLALAGIPLGVRFRFLDPTPDSPAGHVSEQIVGGFEDPGAVKEFCRGLDIATWEFENVPVAAARRVAEQVPMFPPPVALEVGQDRLHEKLLFREMGLEVHPFGAASTFAEFEAVVAQVGIPAVVKTRRGGYDGKGQALLREGATRADIAQAWESLGGVPVLVEKFVPFERELSIIGVRARTGELCAYPLTQNVHRAGILRVSTAPCEGWSRPLQERAERYARALMERLNYVGVLAIEFFEVGGALLANEMAPRVHNSGHWTIEGAETSQFENHVRAVAGLPLGRTTPRGHSVMVNLIGNAPTPRAVLEVDRAHLHLYGKSPRSGRKIGHVTVNGPTAEAVAAPAERIRAMAADASGEAPGR; encoded by the coding sequence ATGCTGATCGGTGTGCTGGGTGCGGGGCAACTGGGTCGCATGCTCGCGCTCGCGGGCATCCCGCTGGGCGTCCGCTTCCGCTTCCTCGACCCCACGCCCGACAGCCCCGCCGGGCACGTCTCCGAGCAGATCGTCGGTGGATTCGAGGACCCCGGCGCGGTCAAGGAGTTCTGCCGCGGCCTCGACATCGCGACATGGGAGTTCGAGAACGTCCCCGTGGCTGCCGCGCGGCGCGTCGCCGAGCAGGTCCCCATGTTTCCGCCGCCCGTCGCGCTCGAGGTCGGCCAGGACCGCCTCCACGAGAAGCTGCTCTTCCGCGAGATGGGCCTGGAGGTGCACCCCTTCGGCGCGGCCTCCACTTTCGCAGAGTTCGAAGCGGTCGTCGCGCAGGTGGGAATTCCCGCGGTCGTCAAGACCCGGCGCGGCGGCTACGACGGCAAGGGCCAGGCGCTCCTGCGCGAGGGCGCGACACGGGCCGACATCGCTCAGGCCTGGGAGAGCCTGGGCGGCGTGCCCGTGCTGGTCGAGAAGTTCGTGCCCTTCGAGCGAGAGCTCTCCATCATCGGCGTCCGCGCGCGCACCGGCGAGCTCTGCGCCTACCCGCTCACCCAGAACGTGCACCGCGCCGGCATCCTCCGCGTCTCCACCGCGCCGTGCGAAGGCTGGTCCCGCCCCCTCCAGGAGCGCGCCGAGCGCTACGCCCGCGCCCTGATGGAACGGCTGAACTATGTGGGCGTGCTCGCCATCGAGTTCTTCGAGGTCGGCGGTGCGCTGCTGGCCAACGAGATGGCCCCCCGCGTGCACAACAGCGGCCACTGGACCATTGAGGGCGCCGAGACCAGCCAGTTCGAGAACCACGTGCGCGCCGTGGCCGGCCTGCCGCTGGGCCGCACCACGCCGCGAGGACACAGCGTGATGGTCAACCTCATCGGCAACGCGCCCACCCCGCGCGCGGTGCTGGAGGTCGATCGCGCCCACCTGCACCTCTACGGCAAGAGCCCGCGCTCTGGGCGCAAAATCGGCCACGTGACGGTGAACGGCCCCACGGCCGAGGCCGTCGCCGCCCCCGCCGAGCGCATCCGGGCCATGGCCGCCGACGCGTCAGGCGAAGCTCCAGGTCGGTAA
- a CDS encoding DUF1425 domain-containing protein — protein MKSVLLAIVTMTGIAAGLGGCKGRPPTEPFTPRADHIPLEAYPKITAPAELAQYLAVSDTTVERGPVMKVTTPVRLISRPGEWSKVQYRYIFLNDRGLPVREQPEWTPVTLEPQQQVFLSQNSLDSDAVDWRLEIRPQR, from the coding sequence ATGAAGAGCGTGCTGCTGGCGATCGTGACCATGACCGGAATCGCGGCGGGCCTGGGCGGCTGCAAGGGCCGCCCACCGACGGAGCCCTTTACCCCGCGTGCCGACCACATCCCGCTCGAGGCCTACCCCAAGATCACCGCGCCCGCGGAGCTCGCGCAATACCTCGCGGTGTCTGACACGACCGTCGAGCGCGGCCCGGTGATGAAGGTCACCACCCCCGTCCGCCTCATCAGCCGCCCCGGCGAGTGGTCCAAGGTGCAGTACCGCTACATCTTCCTCAATGACCGCGGCCTGCCTGTGCGCGAGCAGCCCGAGTGGACGCCCGTCACCCTCGAGCCCCAGCAGCAGGTCTTCCTCTCGCAGAACTCGCTCGACAGCGACGCCGTTGACTGGCGGCTCGAGATCCGCCCGCAGCGGTGA
- a CDS encoding ATP-binding protein, with protein sequence MSTQTQEQPSVRRPLFRRWLIARGESAVFSGGLAVVGVVIGVLAASSWWTLETYRSSLVKGRERAVQAASVLIADAASTELAEGDLTTLRKLVQNTAKELDLTTCRVKLLDGRTVAASDVKSISKDLAGHDTLPETLPDGPAAEMFEHRHGFVCASLPLEVAGRGKALLEIESPIEFPLLANWEVEAGLGGISVAGMLGLFGAYRLIRRKLRGLGAIGEALRLSGAGEGSAAALRVGDSYGSEAAAWNRLVEERESLRQQLLVQKAAEKVMSRGAGEGDLAGAFDAMWSGILIIDDTGKVRYANGAAGVLLQRKREELSGAEMMAVVNDPAAEPILSVATGKLRQRTSIELERRSERGERTTLRLTARPMRREDHASAVVLVEDVTQQKVADESRNAFVAQATHELRTPLTNIRLYVETMVDDGENDPQIRAKCLNVIGNEARRLERIVSDMLSVSEIEAGSLKLRAGDIRLDALFEELHADFKAQAEDKEIKLNFALPPKLPVMTGDRDKLMLALHNLVGNALKYTPVGGVVTVQIDAGAELRVAVTDNGIGISPDEQELIFEKFYRAKDRRIAGITGSGIGLALARQVVRMHGGDITVTSQIDKGSTFTLTVPVSAPVKAAA encoded by the coding sequence GTGAGCACACAGACGCAAGAACAGCCCAGTGTCCGCCGCCCACTGTTCCGCCGTTGGCTCATCGCGCGGGGCGAGTCGGCCGTGTTCTCTGGTGGGCTGGCCGTCGTCGGCGTGGTCATTGGTGTACTCGCCGCGTCGTCGTGGTGGACGCTCGAGACCTACCGGTCCAGCCTTGTAAAAGGGCGCGAGCGCGCCGTGCAGGCGGCAAGCGTGCTGATCGCAGATGCCGCGAGCACCGAGCTCGCCGAGGGCGACCTGACCACGCTCCGCAAGCTCGTGCAGAACACCGCGAAGGAGCTCGACCTCACCACGTGCCGCGTCAAGTTGCTCGACGGCCGCACTGTCGCGGCCTCGGACGTGAAGTCCATCAGCAAGGACCTTGCCGGTCACGACACGCTCCCGGAGACGCTCCCTGATGGCCCCGCCGCCGAGATGTTCGAGCACCGGCACGGCTTTGTATGCGCCAGCCTCCCGCTTGAGGTCGCCGGGCGGGGCAAGGCGCTGCTCGAAATCGAGTCGCCCATCGAGTTCCCCCTCCTGGCCAACTGGGAGGTCGAGGCGGGGCTGGGCGGCATCAGCGTCGCCGGCATGCTCGGCCTCTTCGGCGCGTACCGACTCATCCGCCGCAAGCTCCGAGGGCTTGGGGCAATCGGTGAAGCTCTGCGCCTGAGCGGCGCGGGCGAGGGGTCGGCCGCGGCCCTCCGCGTTGGCGACAGCTACGGCTCGGAGGCCGCGGCCTGGAACCGCCTTGTCGAGGAGCGCGAGAGCCTCCGCCAGCAGCTCCTGGTGCAGAAGGCCGCGGAGAAGGTGATGTCCCGAGGCGCGGGCGAGGGCGACCTCGCCGGCGCCTTCGACGCCATGTGGTCGGGCATCCTCATTATCGACGATACCGGCAAGGTCCGCTACGCCAACGGCGCGGCCGGCGTGCTCCTCCAGCGTAAACGCGAGGAGCTCAGCGGAGCCGAGATGATGGCCGTGGTCAATGACCCCGCCGCCGAGCCCATCCTCTCGGTCGCCACCGGCAAGCTCCGCCAGCGCACCAGCATCGAACTGGAACGTCGTAGTGAACGCGGCGAGCGCACCACCCTCCGCCTCACCGCCCGCCCCATGCGCCGCGAGGACCACGCCTCCGCCGTGGTCCTCGTCGAGGACGTCACCCAGCAGAAGGTCGCGGACGAGTCCCGCAACGCCTTCGTCGCCCAGGCGACGCACGAGCTGCGCACGCCGCTCACGAACATCCGGCTCTACGTCGAGACCATGGTTGACGACGGCGAGAACGACCCGCAGATCCGGGCGAAGTGCCTCAACGTGATCGGGAACGAGGCCCGCCGCCTGGAGCGCATCGTCAGCGACATGCTCAGCGTCTCGGAGATCGAGGCGGGCTCGCTCAAGCTCCGAGCCGGCGACATTCGCCTGGATGCGCTCTTCGAGGAGCTCCACGCCGACTTCAAGGCCCAGGCCGAGGACAAGGAGATCAAGCTCAACTTCGCCCTGCCGCCCAAGCTGCCCGTGATGACCGGCGACCGCGACAAGCTCATGCTCGCCCTGCACAACCTGGTGGGCAACGCCCTCAAGTACACGCCCGTCGGCGGCGTCGTCACCGTGCAGATCGACGCCGGGGCCGAGCTCCGCGTCGCCGTCACCGACAACGGCATCGGCATCAGCCCCGACGAGCAGGAGCTCATCTTCGAGAAGTTCTACCGCGCCAAGGACCGCCGCATCGCCGGAATCACAGGCTCGGGCATCGGCCTGGCCCTCGCCCGTCAGGTCGTCCGCATGCACGGCGGTGATATCACCGTCACCTCTCAGATCGACAAGGGCAGCACGTTCACGCTCACCGTGCCCGTGAGCGCCCCCGTGAAGGCCGCGGCGTGA